Proteins encoded by one window of Flagellimonas lutaonensis:
- a CDS encoding RidA family protein, with translation MKKIINTPYAPAPIGPYNQAVLSNGTLYISGQIPMDPTTGELIKGDIKMEAQQCMKNLKAILAEAGMTFENVVKTSIFLSDMHQFAAVNEVYASFFNAETAPARETVEVANLPKFVNVEISMIAVK, from the coding sequence GTGAAGAAAATCATAAACACACCCTATGCCCCAGCGCCCATCGGCCCCTACAACCAAGCGGTACTCTCCAACGGCACACTGTACATTTCGGGGCAAATACCCATGGACCCCACAACGGGAGAATTGATCAAGGGTGATATCAAAATGGAGGCCCAACAATGTATGAAAAACCTAAAGGCCATTCTTGCCGAAGCAGGAATGACCTTTGAAAATGTGGTAAAGACCTCCATATTCTTAAGTGACATGCACCAGTTTGCCGCGGTAAACGAGGTCTACGCCTCTTTCTTCAACGCAGAAACGGCCCCGGCAAGGGAAACCGTGGAGGTCGCCAACCTGCCCAAGTTCGTCAATGTCGAGATTTCAATGATCGCCGTTAAATAG
- a CDS encoding putative LPS assembly protein LptD: MGMVASAQEDTLVPLPIKATKDTITAPLLTTNILNDSTGIDAVENDTLPKKKSYLLDKIAYKAKDYVRISQKEQKIYLYDEAEIKYQDTELKAGIIVLDYIKNEVYAGRMYNPADSTYSQLPYFKQGDQEVIPDSIRFNFDTEKALIFNSRTEQQPTLGALGSDAMKVLAQVTKKENDSVYFLKDGKLTTSKDTIDPDYYIRVRKAKFVPGKKIIAGFSNMYIVDVPTPIALPFAYFPLTTGRTAGLIFPTFGNDPQRGYFIQNGGYYFPISEYVDFSILGDFFTNGSYGFRAQSIYAKRYRFRGNINFRFENLITSQKGFSDFSRNTLYNLQISHTQDPKANPNSRFSASVNLGSSNYYRESANQVNLANTQNNNLSSSISYSKTFPSYPSVNVSITATHNQNTNTEAINLTLPTVQASMERIFPFAKRDGIKKGIIQNINLQYNLRAENRLTTTDSLFFTPKMFDNAKVGARHTIPVSTNFKVAKYFSVSLGANYEDVWTLETFERGLDPDDPDSNREVVLDTINGFDRYNRYGLNASIGTTLYGTWNFGEDKKIQAIRHVMRPSIGWGYTPSFDQFYDTYTNLDGEEVLYSRFEGTLNGAPSLGKSNSVSFSLQNTLEAKVRDKDSTATEPKKISLLSNLNFSTSYNFEADSLKLSPISFNGGTRILNEKMSINFTGSLDPYAIDNTGRRINTFNINSGGGLFRLTRAGLNVSYQLNSETFKKKEKGDADDGPDSNDYYRASSGGRADDLFGEGFDTGIDRGFDDRRKDDDDEEVPIYNSKLPWDLRLAYATTYNNSNRQGEITNNSLMFSGNLELTPKWSLGFSSGYDFKNKGFTLTQFRFARNLGSFDLRFNWVPFGRNERWDFFIGISSSILQDVKWEQRSQRRLGRR; this comes from the coding sequence ATGGGCATGGTGGCTTCAGCGCAAGAAGACACCCTAGTTCCGTTACCCATTAAAGCGACTAAGGATACCATAACCGCCCCTTTGCTAACGACCAATATTCTTAACGATTCCACTGGCATTGACGCCGTTGAAAACGATACGCTGCCCAAAAAAAAGAGCTATTTGTTGGACAAAATAGCATATAAGGCCAAAGATTATGTGCGCATCAGCCAAAAAGAACAAAAAATCTATTTGTACGATGAGGCCGAGATCAAATATCAAGATACCGAGCTGAAAGCGGGCATTATCGTACTCGATTATATCAAAAACGAAGTCTATGCCGGCCGTATGTACAACCCTGCCGATAGCACATACTCACAACTGCCCTATTTCAAGCAGGGTGACCAAGAGGTGATTCCCGACTCGATACGGTTCAATTTTGATACCGAAAAAGCCCTGATCTTCAACTCCCGTACCGAACAGCAGCCAACTTTGGGCGCATTGGGCAGCGATGCGATGAAGGTATTGGCCCAGGTCACCAAAAAAGAGAACGACTCGGTGTATTTTTTAAAGGATGGCAAACTGACCACCTCAAAAGACACCATAGACCCCGATTATTATATACGTGTCAGAAAGGCGAAGTTTGTGCCGGGCAAGAAAATAATCGCCGGTTTCAGCAATATGTACATTGTTGATGTGCCCACGCCCATTGCCCTGCCATTTGCCTATTTTCCGTTAACCACGGGAAGAACCGCCGGACTTATTTTCCCCACCTTTGGCAACGACCCGCAACGGGGATATTTCATCCAAAACGGCGGCTATTATTTTCCCATTAGTGAATACGTCGATTTCAGCATTCTGGGTGATTTTTTTACCAACGGCAGCTACGGCTTTAGGGCACAGTCGATCTATGCGAAACGGTATCGGTTTAGGGGCAACATCAATTTTCGGTTCGAGAATCTGATTACCAGTCAAAAGGGCTTTTCCGATTTTAGTCGAAATACACTGTACAATTTACAGATCAGCCACACCCAAGACCCCAAGGCCAACCCCAACTCGCGGTTTTCGGCTTCGGTGAACCTTGGTAGCAGCAATTATTATCGTGAATCGGCCAATCAAGTAAACCTGGCCAATACGCAGAACAACAACCTATCTTCCTCCATATCATACTCAAAGACATTTCCGTCCTACCCATCGGTGAATGTCAGTATAACGGCGACCCATAACCAAAACACGAACACCGAGGCCATTAATTTAACATTGCCGACAGTGCAGGCAAGTATGGAGCGTATTTTTCCGTTTGCAAAGCGTGATGGCATCAAAAAAGGAATCATTCAAAACATCAACCTGCAGTACAATTTAAGAGCCGAAAACCGCCTTACCACTACAGACTCGCTCTTTTTCACCCCAAAAATGTTCGACAATGCCAAGGTGGGTGCCCGGCACACCATACCGGTGAGCACCAACTTTAAGGTCGCCAAATATTTTAGTGTGAGCCTTGGGGCCAACTATGAGGATGTTTGGACACTCGAAACCTTTGAAAGAGGGCTCGATCCTGATGACCCTGACAGCAACCGGGAGGTAGTCTTGGACACCATTAACGGTTTTGACCGATATAACCGTTATGGACTCAACGCCAGCATAGGCACAACCCTTTATGGTACATGGAATTTTGGGGAAGACAAAAAAATACAGGCCATTCGGCATGTGATGCGACCATCGATTGGTTGGGGCTACACCCCTTCGTTTGATCAGTTCTATGACACCTACACCAATTTGGATGGTGAAGAAGTACTATACAGTCGCTTTGAGGGCACACTGAACGGCGCACCCAGTCTGGGCAAGTCAAATTCGGTAAGTTTCTCGCTACAGAACACCTTAGAGGCCAAGGTGCGCGATAAAGATTCCACCGCTACTGAACCCAAGAAAATATCTCTGTTGAGCAACCTCAACTTCTCGACCTCGTATAACTTTGAGGCCGATTCCCTAAAGCTTTCCCCTATCAGTTTTAACGGGGGCACGCGTATTTTGAACGAGAAGATGAGCATCAACTTTACGGGAAGCCTAGATCCCTATGCTATAGACAATACCGGTAGGCGGATCAATACCTTCAACATCAACAGCGGAGGCGGGCTGTTTCGTTTGACTAGGGCCGGTCTCAATGTCAGCTACCAGCTCAACAGCGAAACCTTCAAGAAAAAAGAAAAAGGCGATGCAGACGATGGCCCAGATAGCAATGACTATTACCGCGCTAGTAGCGGTGGGCGGGCCGATGACCTGTTCGGCGAAGGTTTTGACACGGGCATCGACCGTGGTTTTGATGATCGCCGAAAGGATGATGACGACGAAGAAGTGCCCATATACAACTCGAAATTGCCCTGGGACCTTCGTCTAGCCTATGCCACCACATATAACAACAGCAATCGACAAGGTGAGATCACCAATAATTCACTGATGTTTTCGGGCAACCTTGAATTGACGCCCAAATGGAGTTTGGGCTTCTCGTCGGGCTACGATTTCAAAAACAAGGGCTTTACCTTGACCCAGTTCAGGTTCGCCAGAAATCTGGGAAGCTTCGACCTGCGTTTTAACTGGGTTCCCTTCGGAAGAAATGAACGGTGGGATTTCTTCATCGGCATCAGCAGTTCCATCTTACAAGATGTAAAATGGGAGCAACGAAGCCAGCGCAGGCTGGGCAGAAGGTAG